In Trichoderma asperellum chromosome 1, complete sequence, a single window of DNA contains:
- a CDS encoding uncharacterized protein (SECRETED:SignalP(1-23)~EggNog:ENOG41~TransMembrane:5 (n6-16c23/24o240-258i270-294o306-325i345-365o371-397i)): MWFSKATAVAAAAAALNIGAASAAATSFCPNTGVCFEWGVPDATAKAGSGDIFFQLKAPTSWQWIGLGIGTSMSDSNMFIMYQDGKGNVTLSTRPGANHVMPTYKARSDVELLAGSGVVDGNMVANVKCSKCTGLDFSGQTNWISAWKSGDSLDSTNPAANIDQHDNVALFQVNLAKASISSDSNPFDGSSTGSSGSSSGNNSGGSSGSGNGDSDGDGGSDGSSSGAISGVSNNSSNQTLATAHGVLMSVVFVILYPLGSSLMPLIGKWYIHASWQTIAFLGMWAGFGIGVFVARQEDQFFKQAHTRLGVILVCLISLQPIFGLIHHINYLKTQSRGIFGHLHCWYGRALMIIGIVNGGLGLQLGNAPTRYIIAYSVVAGVMSFIYVASITLGWTVLRRSRQQPKDASSS; the protein is encoded by the exons ATGTGGTTCTCAAAAGCTACGGccgtagctgctgctgctgccgctctca ATATCGGcgctgcttcagctgctgctacctccTTCTGCCCCAATACCGGAGTCTGTTTCGAATGGGGAGTCCCCGACGCCACCGCCAAGGCAGGATCCGGCgacatcttcttccagctcaagGCCCCGACATCGTGGCAATGGATCGGACTCGGCATCGGCACTTCCATGTCGGACTCAAACATGTTCATCATGTACCAGGACGGCAAGGGAAACGTTACGCTCAGCACGAGGCCCGGTGCCAACCACGTCATGCCGACTTACAAAGCGAGAAGCGACGTTGAGCTCCTGGCGGGCTCTGGCGTCGTCGATGGCAACATGGTGGCCAATGTTAAGTGCAGTAAGTGCACAGGACTCGACTTCTCTGGCCAGACGAATTGGATTTCGGCGTGGAAGTCGGGTGACTCTTTGGATTCGACAAACCCGGCGGCCAATATTGACCAGCATGACAACGTGGCTCTGTTCCAGGTCAACCTGGCCAAGGCTAGCATCAGCTCCGACTCGAACCCATTTGACGGATCTAgcaccggcagcagcggAAGTAGCAGCGGAAATAACTCTGGTGGCTCTTCTGGCTCTGGCAATGGCGATAGTGACGGTGATGGTGGCAgtgacggcagcagcagcggtgcGATTTCTGGTGTCTCGAACAATTCATCGAACCAAACCCTGGCCACTGCCCACGGCGTCCTCATGTCAGTCGTTTTTGTCATCCTGTATCCTCTTGGCTCCAGCTTGATGCCCCTGATTGGAAAGTGGTACATTCATGCATCGTGGCAGACGATTGCTTTCTTGGGCATGTGGGCTGGCTTCGGAATCGGCGTGTTTGTTGCCAGACAGGAGGACCAA TTCTTCAAACAAGCCCACACTCGCTTGGGAGTCATTCTCGTTTGTCTCATCAGTCTGCAACCCATCTTCGGCTTGATCCACCACATCAACTACCTCAAGACTCAGTCTCGCGGCATCTTTGGCCATCTTCACTGCTGGTATGGACGAGCACTGATGATTATCGGCATCGTCAATGGTGGTCTTGGCTTGCAGCTCGGCAACGCTCCTACTCGCTACATCATTGCTTACTCTGTCGTGGCTGGAGTCATGTCATTCATCTATGTGGCCTCTATTACCCTTGGATGGACAGTACTCCGCAGGAGCCGACAGCAACCAAAGGATGCAAGCTCCTCAtaa